One Setaria italica strain Yugu1 chromosome I, Setaria_italica_v2.0, whole genome shotgun sequence DNA window includes the following coding sequences:
- the LOC101757883 gene encoding ETHYLENE INSENSITIVE 3-like 5 protein: MEHDVAHGGGAGGVPAGEAFEAVLDQLEQEELSDSESGSESIEISDLKRRMWKDQMLLNKLEGRAGAFRAVGAEAGLSSRPLVLPGAGAEGLAEEETPDVRCQRKAMLRAQDGVLRHMLKMMEACNARGFVYGVIDEAGEPMSGSSDSLRGWWKDNVSFDRAGPMALTVPAGESPLGIASCLHRLQDIQDSTLGSVLSALIQHCEPPQRSFPLERGLAPPWWPTGQEVWWGAQGEVQAHQGVPPYRKPHDLKKAWKISLLSAVIKHMNPRFDQMRKLVWQSKRLQQKMSAKETEVWSKILRQEEVLSRRLKTSLQITPLDNDDDDDGLEDVVGRAHDKRKRELISTSRDNSWSSGSGGSRGGSGELAVMLPELAALVAADDESRLSPIDELVKLYCSHAPADQGGGGHPESGAVAVVPPVELDMFSAGVVPPDVPFDLIGSCSGLDDVFLLMLD, from the coding sequence ATGGAGCACGACGTCGCGcacggtggtggtgccggcggcgtCCCAGCCGGCGAAGCGTTCGAGGCGGTGCTGGatcagctggagcaggaggAGCTCAGCGACTCGGAGTCGGGCTCCGAGTCCATCGAGATCTCCGACCTGAAGCGCCGCATGTGGAAGGACCAGATGCTGCTCAACAAGTTGgagggccgcgccggcgccttcCGGGCCGTCGGCGCCGAGGCCGGGCTGTCAAGCAGGCCGCTCGTGCTTCCTGGCGCGGGCGCGGAGGggctggcggaggaggagaccccCGATGTGCGGTGCCAGCGCAAGGCGATGCTCCGGGCGCAGGACGGCGTGCTCCGCCACATGCTCAAGATGATGGAGGCCTGCAACGCGCGCGGGTTCGTGTACGGCGTCATCGACGAGGCCGGCGAGCCCATGTCCGGCTCCTCCGACAGCCTCCGCGGCTGGTGGAAGGACAACGTCAGCTTCGACCGCGCCGGGCCCATGGCGCTCACGGTCCCCGCCGGCGAGAGCCCGCTGGGGATCGCGTcctgcctccaccgcctccaGGACATCCAGGACAGCACCCTGGGCTCCGTGCTCTCCGCGCTCATCCAGCACTGCGAGCCCCCGCAGCGGAGCTTCCCGCTGGAGCGCGGCCTGGCGCCGCCGTGGTGGCCGACGGGGCAGGAGGTCTGGTGGGGCGCGCAGGGCGAGGTCCAGGCGCACCAGGGCGTGCCGCCGTACCGGAAGCCGCACGACCTCAAGAAGGCCTGGAAGATCAGCCTGCTCAGCGCGGTGATCAAGCACATGAACCCGCGCTTCGACCAGATGCGCAAGCTCGTGTGGCAGTCCAAGCGCCTGCAGCAGAAGATGAGCGCCAAGGAGACGGAGGTGTGGTCGAAGATCCTCAGGCAGGAGGAGGTGCTCAGCCGCCGCCTCAAGACCTCGCTGCAGATCACGCCCctcgacaacgacgacgacgacgacggcctggAGGACGTGGTCGGCCGTGCGCACGACAAGCGCAAGCGCGAGCTGATCAGCACATCAAGAGACAACAGCtggagcagcggcagcggcggcagcagaggaGGGAGCGGGGAGCTGGCCGTCATGCTGCCGGAGTTGGCCGCCCTCGTGGCGGCGGATGACGAGAGCCGCCTGAGCCCGATCGACGAGCTCGTGAAGCTGTACTGCAGCCACGCGCCTGCTgatcagggcggcggcggccatccggagagcggcgccgtcgccgtggtgCCTCCCGTGGAGCTGGACATGTTCAGCGCCGGCGTCGTGCCGCCGGACGTGCCGTTCGATCTGATCGGGAGCTGCTCGGGGCTGGATGACGTGTTCCTACTGATGCTGGACTGA
- the LOC101758301 gene encoding pentatricopeptide repeat-containing protein At5g16860: MILRRLVSLILDAARPRADATAAAHAAAVKAGHAADVFLSNHLIVSYAGSGLLEAARRVFDEMPRRNLVSWSALISCCARAGRPELALELFARMEGARPNEHVYASVARSCAALRALAAGAQVHAHAVKSGFLGASFVSNSIVSMYMKCGCFDQGYDVFATLAEPTVVSYNAVISGLAASSRPEKGLEMFRLMKLRGLRPDRFSYAAALGICCDLENPNIGAALHCDTIKIGLGVTAFVGNVILDMCSKHGTIAEAEQVFLSVEEKDAVTWNTYTAAHSRRGGHMEALKLIKDMLDTNVRPDNFTHASALAACAELSLIRHGRQVHCHLIRSREDADVAVGNAVISMYARCGHMVLAARAFDQLRRPNLCSWNTLVSGFSKQGHAKEAVEAFERMKEAGIAPDSVTFTGLLAACNHAGSVSQGMEYFSSMSGTYGVSPGAEHVSCVIDLLGRAGRLKEAEDIVLASAFRDDPVVLGSLLSASRVHGDTGVGERAAGRLLALGPATGSPYALLAHLNASGGRWDGAAGAWRMLRKDRAAARKKDAGRSVVDFG, translated from the coding sequence ATGATCCTGCGGAGGCTGGTGTCTCTGATCCtcgacgccgcccggccgcgcgCTGatgccaccgcggcggcgcacgcggccGCCGTCAAAGCCGGCCACGCGGCGGACGTCTTCCTCTCCAACCACCTCATCGTCTCCTACGCCGGGTCCGGCCTCCTCGAGGCCGCGCGGagggtgttcgacgaaatgccgcGCCGGAACCTCGTGTCGTGGTCGGCTCTCATCTCGTGCTGCGCTCGCGCGGGGAGGCCGGAGCTGGCTCTGGAGCTCTTCGCTCGGATGGAAGGCGCGCGGCCGAACGAGCACGTCTACGCCAGCGTGGcgcgctcctgcgccgccctgcgCGCCCTCGCGGCGGGCGCGCAGGTGCACGCCCACGCCGTCAAGAGCGGGTTCCTCGGCGCGTCCTTCGTGTCCAACTCCATCGTGTCGATGTACATGAAGTGCGGATGCTTCGATCAAGGGTATGACGTCTTCGCGACGCTCGCGGAACCAACCGTCGTGTCGTACAACGCCGTGATCTCCGGCCTGGCGGCGAGCTCCCGACCGGAGAAGGGCTTGGAGATGTTCAGGCTTATGAAGCTGCGGGGCCTGCGTCCTGACAGGTTCTCATACGCTGCTGCTCTTGGAATCTGCTGCGATTTGGAGAATCCTAACATTGGAGCAGCACTGCATTGCGACACTATCAAGATCGGCCTGGGCGTCACTGCTTTCGTGGGCAATGTCATCCTGGACATGTGCTCGAAACATGGCACAATCGCTGAGGCGGAGCAAGTGTTCTTATCTGTGGAAGAGAAGGATGCAGTCACCTGGAACACCTACACCGCCGCACACTCGCGGCGTGGCGGCCACATGGAAGCTCTTAAGCTAATCAAGGACATGCTGGACACAAACGTCCGCCCTGACAACTTCACGCACGCCAGCGCCCTCGCGGCGTGCGCGGAGCTCTCTCTGATCCGCCACGGCAGGCAAGTCCACTGCCACCTCATCAGAAGCCGAGAAGACGCCGATGTCGCCGTGGGCAATGCGGTCATCAGCATGTACGCAAGGTGCGGTCACATGGTGCTTGCAGCTCGCGCCTTCGATCAGCTGCGACGCCCGAACTTGTGTTCGTGGAACACGCTGGTCTCTGGGTTCAGCAAACAGGGCCACGCCAAGGAAGCCGTCGAAGCCTTCGAGCGGATGAAGGAAGCCGGGATCGCTCCGGACTCAGTGACATTCACCGGCCTCCTAGCCGCCTGCAACCATGCCGGATCGGTCAGCCAAGGCATGGAGTACTTCAGCTCCATGAGCGGGACGTACGGCGTCTCGCCCGGAGCCGAGCACGTCTCCTGCGTCATCGATCTCCTGGGCAGGGCCGGGAGGTTGAAGGAGGCGGAAGACATTGTCCTGGCGTCCGCGTTCCGGGATGATCCTGTTGTTCTGGGCAGCCTGCTCTCGGCCAGCAGGGTCCACGGAGACACGGGCGTCGGCGAGAGGGCCGCCGGGAGGCTGCTGGCGCTCGGGCCGGCGACGGGTTCGCCGTACGCGCTGCTGGCGCACCTGAACGCCTCGGGCGGGCGGTGGGACGGCGCCGCGGGGGCGTGGCGGATGCTGCGAAAGgaccgcgcggcggcgaggaagaaaGACGCCGGCCGCAGCGTGGTCGATTTCGGATAA
- the LOC101763013 gene encoding uncharacterized protein LOC101763013, with product MASMMGGDFVEAYVLKNAYKEKLRRMEAAEEKKTRQQGSGSAERKASGSRGGSREGGLFGLMKKKVHPKAAASSEADRASS from the coding sequence ATGGCGTCCATGATGGGAGGAGACTTCGTGGAGGCGTACGTGCTCAAGAACGCCTACAAGGAGAAGCTCCGGCGCATGGAGGCTGCCGAGGAGAAGAAGACCAGGCAGCAGGGCTCCGGGTCTGCGGAGAGGAAGGCCTCGGGAAGCAGAGGCGGCAGCAGGGAAGGAGGGCTGTTcgggctgatgaagaagaaggtgcaccCCAAGGCGGCCGCGTCGAGCGAGGCCGACAGAGCTTCTTCTTGA
- the LOC101763961 gene encoding phosphopantothenate--cysteine ligase 1, with protein sequence MVAAEDPESFFATAPPLGDAGAVAARLQEFLARNSSHASSEGGGRRRIVCVTSGGTTVPLEQRCVRYIDNFSSGHRGAASTEYFLKAGYAVIFVHRRGSCQPFCRFLPDDSFLNFFDVTTESKVRVVESHTTVVKKAIGEYSKAIEGGSLLKLPFTTIFEYLQLLKMVATSMSSVGLQGMFYLAAAVSDFYVPWDSMAKHKIQSAGGPLDMKLSQVPKMLSVLRNQWAPLAFCISFKLETDSDILIQKAEMALNKYKMNVVVANLLATYKEEVVIVSNGERSTIRRCSKDEDLEEHIIKLLEKSHSKYIYSSTDGCNKNNDYETLIPLGIENLA encoded by the exons ATGGTCGCGGCGGAGGACCCGGAATCCTTCttcgccaccgcgccgccgctgggggacgccggcgccgtcgccgccaggcTGCAGGAGTTCCTCGCGCGCAACTCTTCCCACGCCTCATCAG agggcggcgggcggcggcggatcgtgTGCGTCACGTCGGGCGGGACGACGGTGCCGCTGGAGCAGCGGTGCGTGCGCTACATCGACAACTTCAGCTCCGGCCACCGCGGCGCCGCGTCCACTGA GTATTTCTTAAAGGCTGGTTATGCAGTCATCTTCGTCCATCGACG TGGGAGCTGCCAACCTTTCTGTAGGTTCCTGCCTGATGATTCATTTCTCAATTTCTTTGATGTAACTACAGAATCGAAGGTTCGAG TGGTTGAGTCTCACACGACGGTGGTAAAGAAGGCAATCGGGGAGTATAGCAAG GCTATTGAAGGAGGCTCTCTGCTGAAACTCCCATTCACCACGATATTTGAATATCTTCAG TTACTGAAGATGGTGGCTACGTCTATGAGCTCTGTGGGTCTCCAAGGGATGTTCTATCTCGCTGCTGCTGTGTCTGACTTTTATGTTCCATGGGATAGCATG GCAAAACATAAGATTCAGTCAGCCGGAGGCCCACTGGATATGAAGCTAAGTCAGGTCCCAAAAATGCTTTCAGTTCTTCGAAACCAATGGGCCCCCTTGGCCTTTTGCATATCTTTCAAG CTGGAGACAGATTCAGATATCCTCATTCAGAAAGCAGAAATGGCTCTGAACAAGTACAAGATGAACGTGGTGGTGGCCAATCTGCTTGCAACGTACAAAGAGGAGGTCGTCATCGTCTCAAACGGTGAGAGGAGTACCATCCGAAGGTGCAGTAAGGATGAGGATCTGGAGGAGCATATTATCAAGCTCCTGGAGAAGAGCCACTCGAAGTATATTTATAGTAGCACGGATGGGTGCAACAAGAACAATGACTACGAAACGCTCATACCGTTGGGCATCGAAAATCTGGCGTAA
- the LOC101762604 gene encoding F-box/kelch-repeat protein At1g22040, giving the protein MGSILSATGSATAKSMDRHETSGTDPNKRVKVSAYEYGMNRRIIPTLPDELSFQILARLPLIHYLNLKMVCRAWKAAITSHELSQLRRELGVTEEWLYILSKVEANKLDWYALDPLFQKWQRLPPMPSFVNEEESNRTGSSGFRMWNVVGSSIRIADFVRSWFWRRNGLDQMPFCGCSVGVADGSLYVVGGFSKAVALNCVWRYDPFLNLWEEASPMMTGRAFCKATFLNGKLYVVGGVSRGRNGLLPLRSAEVFDPKTGLWSELPEMPFAKAQVLPTAFLADVLKPIATGMAPYKGKLYVPQSLYSWPFFFDIGGEIYDPELNSWSTMPDGLGDGWPARQAGTKLGIVIDDKLYTLEPSSSLDSGQIKRYNSEEDTWVAITPQVPVNDFTDAEAPYLLAGLRGRLHVITKVANNTLQVMQAVVQNSADNRASEENVLWTPVASRNFGTAELVSCQVLDV; this is encoded by the coding sequence ATGGGCTCCATTCTAAGTGCTACAGGTAGTGCTACTGCTAAGTCCATGGATCGGCATGAAACATCTGGAACAGATCCTAATAAGAGGGTGAAGGTATCTGCTTATGAGTATGGGATGAACCGGAGGATCATTCCGACCCTTCCTGATGAGCTGTCGTTCCAAATTCTGGCAAGGTTACCACTGATTCATTACCTAAATTTGAAGATGGTTTGCAGAGCTTGGAAGGCAGCAATCACCAGTCATGAACTTTCCCAGCTGAGGAGAGAGCTTGGTGTAACtgaagaatggttgtatatccTGAGCAAAGTTGAGGCAAATAAGCTCGATTGGTATGCCCTCGATCCATTGTTTCAGAAATGGCAGAGATTGCCACCGATGCCTTCTTTCGTCAATGAGGAGGAATCGAATAGGACGGGATCTTCTGGGTTCCGGATGTGGAATGTTGTGGGCTCAAGCATTAGGATTGCTGATTTCGTGAGGAGCTGGTTCTGGCGCAGGAATGGTTTGGACCAAATGCCCTTTTGTGGTTGCTCAGTGGGTGTTGCTGATGGTTCCTTGTATGTCGTTGGGGGGTTTTCCAAAGCTGTTGCCCTGAACTGCGTATGGAGATATGATCCTTTTCTCAATTTGTGGGAGGAAGCAAGCCCAATGATGACTGGCCGGGCTTTCTGCAAGGCAACATTCTTGAATGGCAAGTTATATGTAGTTGGTGGAGTCAGCAGGGGTCGGAATGGCTTGCTTCCCCTGCGTTCAGCTGAGGTGTTTGATCCAAAAACTGGACTGTGGAGCGAGCTACCAGAAATGCCTTTCGCGAAAGCACAGGTACTCCCCACAGCTTTCTTGGCTGATGTGCTGAAGCCTATTGCCACAGGAATGGCACCCTACAAGGGTAAACTATATGTTCCTCAGAGCTTGTACTCGTGgccatttttttttgacatcGGTGGCGAGATCTATGACCCGGAACTGAACTCTTGGTCAACGATGCCAGATGGTCTCGGCGATGGATGGCCAGCAAGGCAGGCAGGCACGAAACTGGGTATCGTGATCGATGATAAACTTTATACCTTGGAGCCTTCCAGCTCTTTGGATAGCGGCCAGATAAAAAGATACAACTCTGAGGAGGACACATGGGTAGCTATCACGCCACAGGTTCCGGTTAATGATTTCACTGATGCAGAGGCCCCTTATTTACTCGCTGGCCTCCGTGGAAGGCTCCACGTCATAACAAAGGTGGCGAACAATACTCTTCAAGTTATGCAGGCTGTGGTGCAGAATAGCGCAGACAACAGGGCATCCGAAGAAAATGTGCTATGGACCCCCGTGGCTTCCAGGAACTTTGGGACGGCTGAGCTTGTTAGCTGCCAGGTTCTTGATGTTTAA
- the LOC101758707 gene encoding uncharacterized protein LOC101758707, protein MASMMGGDFVEAYVLRNACKEKLRRMKAAEERKRKGGSGEKKDATSSGGSGSGSGSGSGRGGGLFGLVKKKVHPKAAASSETTVGASA, encoded by the coding sequence ATGGCGTCCATGATGGGAGGGGACTTCGTGGAGGCCTACGTGCTCAGGAACGCCTGCAAGGAGAAGCTGCGGCGCATGAAGGCCGCcgaggagaggaagagaaagggGGGCTCCGGCGAGAAGAAGGACGCCacgagcagcggcggcagcggcagcggcagcggcagcggcagcggcaggggaGGAGGGCTGTTCGGGCTCGTCAAGAAGAAGGTGCATCCCAAAGCGGCCGCGTCGAGTGAGACCACCGTAGGAGCTTCTGCCTGA